A stretch of Saccharothrix texasensis DNA encodes these proteins:
- a CDS encoding acyl-CoA dehydrogenase family protein — MLDFRLDEEYEALRKTVEEFAREEVAPVIGGFYEREEFPYDIVAKMGRMGLFGLPFPEEHGGMGGDYFALCLALEELARVDSSVAITLEAGVSLGSMPVFRFGSAEQKAAWLPRLCAGEVLGAFGLTEPGGGSDAGALRTTARVDGDEWVINGTKAFITNSGTDITGLVTVAAVTGRRENGKPEISAIIVPSGTPGFSVSRKYSKVGWNASDTRELSFQDCRVPLANLVGERGRGYAQFLQTLDEGRVAIAAVGVGLAQGCVDESLKYAGEREAFGHRIGAYQAIQFKIAEMEARTHTARLAYYQAAAKMLRGEPFKREAAIAKLVSSEAAMDNAREATQIFGGYGFMNEYPVGRFYRDAKILEIGEGTSEVQKMLIARDLGLH; from the coding sequence ATGTTGGACTTCCGCCTTGACGAGGAATACGAGGCGTTGCGCAAGACCGTCGAGGAGTTCGCCCGCGAAGAGGTCGCGCCGGTCATCGGCGGGTTCTACGAGCGCGAGGAGTTCCCCTACGACATCGTCGCCAAGATGGGGCGGATGGGGCTGTTCGGGCTGCCGTTCCCGGAGGAGCACGGCGGGATGGGCGGCGACTACTTCGCGTTGTGCCTGGCGCTGGAAGAACTGGCGCGGGTCGACTCGTCCGTGGCGATCACGCTGGAAGCCGGCGTCTCGCTGGGGTCTATGCCGGTGTTCCGGTTCGGCTCGGCCGAGCAGAAGGCGGCCTGGCTGCCCCGGTTGTGCGCCGGCGAGGTGCTCGGCGCGTTCGGGCTCACCGAGCCCGGCGGCGGGTCGGACGCGGGCGCGCTGCGCACCACCGCCCGGGTCGACGGCGACGAGTGGGTGATCAACGGCACCAAGGCGTTCATCACCAACTCCGGCACGGACATCACCGGCCTGGTCACGGTGGCGGCGGTGACCGGGCGGCGGGAGAACGGCAAGCCGGAGATCTCGGCGATCATCGTGCCGTCGGGCACGCCGGGGTTCTCGGTGTCGCGCAAGTACTCCAAGGTCGGGTGGAACGCGTCGGACACGCGTGAGCTGTCCTTCCAGGACTGCCGCGTGCCGCTGGCCAACCTGGTCGGCGAGCGCGGGCGGGGGTACGCGCAGTTCCTGCAGACGTTGGACGAGGGCCGGGTGGCGATCGCGGCCGTCGGCGTCGGCCTGGCGCAGGGGTGCGTGGACGAGTCGCTGAAGTACGCGGGTGAGCGGGAGGCGTTCGGCCACCGGATCGGCGCGTACCAGGCCATCCAGTTCAAGATCGCCGAGATGGAGGCGCGCACGCACACCGCGCGGCTCGCGTACTACCAGGCGGCGGCGAAGATGCTGCGCGGCGAGCCGTTCAAGCGGGAGGCGGCGATCGCGAAGCTGGTGTCGTCGGAGGCGGCGATGGACAACGCGCGTGAGGCGACGCAGATCTTCGGCGGGTACGGGTTCATGAACGAGTACCCGGTGGGCCGCTTCTACCGGGACGCCAAGATCCTGGAGATCGGCGAGGGCACCAGCGAGGTGCAGAAGATGCTGATCGCCCGCGACCTGGGCCTCCACTAA
- a CDS encoding crotonase/enoyl-CoA hydratase family protein, whose amino-acid sequence MSAVRVERSGPVFTVLLNRPAVRNAVDGPTAHTLTEVFREFDEDPTAAVAVLHGEGGTFCSGADLKALGTPRGNDAESPSGPMGPTRLRLSKPVIAAVSGHAVAGGLELALWCDLRVADEDAVFGVYSRRWGVPLIDGGTVRLPRLIGASRAMDLVLTGRPVHSGEALRIGLANRVVPSGTSRAAAESLALELSGFPQVGLRRDRLSLLEQEDLPEPDALANELSHGLVALTEVEKGLRRFHSGEGRHGKFP is encoded by the coding sequence GTGAGCGCCGTCCGGGTTGAGCGGTCCGGGCCGGTGTTCACCGTCCTGCTGAACCGGCCCGCCGTGCGCAACGCGGTGGACGGGCCGACCGCGCACACGTTGACCGAGGTGTTCCGCGAGTTCGACGAGGACCCGACCGCGGCGGTGGCCGTGCTGCACGGCGAGGGCGGCACGTTCTGCTCGGGCGCCGACCTGAAGGCGCTGGGCACGCCCCGGGGCAACGACGCGGAATCGCCGTCCGGCCCGATGGGTCCGACGCGGTTGCGGTTGTCGAAACCGGTGATCGCGGCGGTGTCCGGGCACGCGGTGGCGGGCGGGCTGGAGCTGGCGCTGTGGTGCGACCTGCGGGTGGCCGACGAGGACGCCGTGTTCGGCGTGTACTCGCGGCGGTGGGGCGTGCCGCTGATCGACGGCGGGACCGTGCGGCTGCCCCGGTTGATCGGCGCGTCGCGGGCGATGGACCTGGTGCTGACGGGACGGCCGGTGCACTCCGGCGAGGCGCTGCGGATCGGCCTGGCGAACCGCGTGGTGCCTTCCGGCACCTCACGTGCCGCGGCGGAGTCCCTGGCGCTCGAACTGTCCGGGTTCCCCCAGGTGGGCCTGCGCCGCGACCGCTTGTCGCTGCTGGAGCAGGAGGACCTGCCGGAACCCGACGCCCTGGCCAACGAGCTGTCCCACGGCCTCGTCGCGCTGACCGAGGTGGAGAAGGGCCTGCGCCGCTTCCACTCCGGCGAAGGCCGCCACGGCAAGTTCCCCTGA
- a CDS encoding acyl-CoA dehydrogenase family protein yields the protein MTHATHEVTNQVPPLEGHDVSADPALLDGLRRGGAEWAEPEVRALGVLAGTPHVQDLGRLANAHPPVLHTHDRYGRRVDEVEFHPAWHELMGTAVANGLHAAPWRDDRPGAHVARAAKFYVWSQAEAGHGCPISMTYAAVPALRRTPALAEKYEPLLAAREYDFGLRAPSSKRGLIAGMSMTEKQGGSDVRANTTRAVPVADHHVLTGHKWFTSAPMSDLFLTLAQAPGGLSCFVLPRVLPDGTRNAMFLQRLKDKLGNKSNASAELEYDGAVGWLVGEEGQGVRTIIEMVNMTRLDCVLGSASGMRLGLTQATHHAAHRKAFGAYLVDQPAMRNVLADLAVESEAATTVALWLAGNRSRLGLAVSKYWVCKRAPAHAAEALECLGGNGYIEDSGMPRLFRESPLMSIWEGSGNVAALDALRALGRSPEAVAEFFGELDAARGADRRLDAAVQGLKDELIDTDDLEVRARRVVERMALALQGALLVRYGHPAVADAFCASRLSGDWGVAFGTLPRGVDFGAIVERGLPKP from the coding sequence ATGACCCACGCCACTCATGAGGTGACCAACCAGGTCCCGCCACTGGAAGGGCACGACGTCTCCGCCGACCCGGCGTTGCTGGACGGACTGCGGCGCGGCGGCGCGGAGTGGGCCGAACCCGAGGTGCGCGCGTTGGGCGTGCTCGCGGGCACACCGCACGTCCAAGACCTGGGACGGCTGGCCAACGCGCACCCGCCCGTGCTGCACACCCACGACCGGTACGGGCGCCGGGTCGACGAGGTCGAGTTCCACCCCGCCTGGCACGAGCTGATGGGCACGGCCGTCGCCAACGGCCTGCACGCGGCGCCGTGGCGGGACGACCGGCCGGGCGCGCACGTCGCCCGCGCGGCCAAGTTCTACGTGTGGAGCCAAGCGGAAGCGGGCCACGGGTGTCCGATTTCGATGACCTACGCCGCCGTGCCCGCTTTGCGCCGCACGCCCGCTTTGGCCGAGAAGTACGAACCGCTGCTGGCGGCACGGGAGTACGACTTCGGGCTGCGCGCGCCGTCGTCGAAGCGCGGGTTGATCGCGGGCATGTCGATGACCGAGAAGCAGGGCGGCTCGGACGTGCGGGCCAACACCACGCGCGCCGTGCCCGTCGCCGACCACCACGTGCTGACCGGGCACAAGTGGTTCACCTCCGCGCCGATGTCGGACCTGTTCCTGACCCTCGCGCAGGCGCCGGGCGGCCTGTCGTGCTTCGTGCTGCCGCGCGTGCTGCCCGACGGCACGCGCAACGCGATGTTCCTCCAGCGGCTCAAGGACAAGCTCGGCAACAAGTCCAACGCGTCCGCGGAGCTGGAGTACGACGGCGCGGTCGGGTGGCTCGTCGGCGAGGAGGGGCAGGGCGTGCGGACCATCATCGAGATGGTCAACATGACCCGGCTGGACTGCGTGCTCGGCTCGGCGTCCGGGATGCGGCTGGGGCTGACCCAGGCCACGCACCACGCGGCACACCGCAAGGCGTTCGGCGCGTACCTGGTCGACCAGCCCGCCATGCGCAACGTGCTGGCCGACCTGGCGGTGGAGTCCGAGGCGGCGACCACGGTGGCGCTGTGGCTCGCGGGCAACCGCAGCCGGCTGGGGCTCGCGGTGAGCAAGTACTGGGTGTGCAAGCGGGCTCCCGCGCACGCCGCCGAAGCACTGGAGTGCCTGGGCGGCAACGGGTACATCGAGGACTCGGGGATGCCGCGGCTGTTCCGCGAGTCGCCGTTGATGTCCATCTGGGAGGGTTCGGGCAACGTGGCCGCGCTGGACGCGCTGCGCGCCCTCGGGCGGTCACCGGAAGCGGTGGCGGAGTTCTTCGGCGAATTGGACGCGGCGCGCGGTGCCGATCGGCGGCTGGACGCGGCCGTCCAAGGGCTCAAGGATGAGCTGATCGACACCGATGACCTCGAAGTGCGGGCGCGCCGGGTGGTGGAGCGGATGGCGTTGGCGTTGCAGGGTGCGCTGCTGGTGCGGTACGGGCACCCGGCGGTGGCGGACGCGTTCTGCGCGTCACGGCTGTCCGGCGACTGGGGCGTGGCGTTCGGCACGCTGCCGCGCGGCGTGGACTTCGGGGCCATCGTGGAACGAGGGCTGCCGAAGCCGTGA
- a CDS encoding FAD-binding oxidoreductase — MRDHRQVQESGHERAVAALRGQYAAIPAGAPVRLAKSTSNLFRFRADQSGGLDVARFDQVLSVDADARTAQVQGMTTYEHLVDATLPHGLMPLVVPQLKTITLGGAVAGLGIESSSFRNGLPHESVRELEIMTGDGEVVVVGPEDDLFRGFPNSYGTLGYTLRLEIELEPVKPYVRLRHVPFADAAECARMLAEVCADGSYQGEPVDFVDGTVFSGTEQYVTLANWSDTAPFTSDYTGNQIYYRSIQRRSVDYLTVRDYLWRWDTDWFWCSRAFGVQHPVVRRLVPKRYLRSDVYRKVVAWDRRHKLSDRLNKAVQEPVIQDVEIPVDRLAEFLDFFHREIGISPVWLCPVRLRRRADGSRAAWPLYPMDPEVLYVNVGFWSTVSLRPDEELGSRNRLIEDKVTELGGHKSLYSDSYYGEEEFWDNYNGPTYQDLKKRYDPAGRLPDLYAKCVLRR, encoded by the coding sequence GTGAGGGATCACCGGCAGGTTCAGGAGTCCGGCCACGAGCGGGCCGTGGCCGCGTTGCGCGGTCAGTACGCGGCGATCCCGGCCGGTGCGCCGGTGCGGCTGGCCAAGTCGACGTCGAACCTCTTCCGGTTCCGCGCCGACCAGTCCGGCGGCCTCGACGTCGCCCGGTTCGACCAGGTCCTGTCGGTGGACGCCGACGCGCGGACCGCGCAGGTCCAGGGCATGACGACCTACGAGCACCTGGTCGACGCGACCCTGCCGCACGGTCTCATGCCGCTGGTCGTGCCGCAGCTCAAGACGATCACGCTGGGCGGCGCCGTGGCGGGTCTGGGCATCGAGTCCAGCTCCTTCCGCAACGGCCTGCCGCACGAGTCCGTGCGCGAGCTGGAGATCATGACGGGCGACGGCGAGGTCGTGGTCGTCGGTCCGGAGGACGACCTGTTCCGCGGGTTCCCGAACTCCTACGGCACGCTCGGCTACACGCTGCGGCTGGAGATCGAGCTGGAACCGGTGAAGCCGTACGTGCGGCTGCGGCACGTGCCGTTCGCCGACGCGGCCGAGTGCGCGCGGATGCTCGCCGAGGTCTGCGCGGACGGCTCCTACCAGGGCGAACCGGTCGACTTCGTCGACGGGACGGTGTTCTCCGGCACCGAGCAGTACGTGACGCTGGCGAACTGGTCCGACACCGCGCCGTTCACGTCGGACTACACCGGCAACCAGATCTACTACCGGTCCATCCAGCGGCGCAGCGTCGACTACCTGACCGTGCGCGACTACCTGTGGCGGTGGGACACCGACTGGTTCTGGTGCTCGCGCGCGTTCGGCGTGCAGCACCCGGTGGTGCGGCGGCTCGTGCCGAAGCGCTACCTGCGGTCGGACGTGTACCGCAAGGTGGTGGCCTGGGACCGGCGGCACAAGCTGTCCGACCGGCTGAACAAGGCGGTGCAGGAACCGGTGATCCAGGACGTGGAGATCCCGGTGGACCGGCTCGCCGAGTTCCTGGACTTCTTCCACCGGGAGATCGGCATCAGCCCGGTGTGGCTGTGCCCGGTGCGGCTGCGCCGCCGGGCGGACGGCAGCCGCGCGGCCTGGCCGCTGTACCCGATGGACCCCGAGGTGCTGTACGTCAACGTCGGCTTCTGGTCGACGGTGTCGCTGCGGCCCGACGAGGAGCTGGGCAGCCGGAACCGGCTGATCGAGGACAAGGTCACGGAACTGGGCGGGCACAAGTCCCTGTACTCCGACTCGTATTACGGCGAGGAGGAGTTCTGGGACAACTACAACGGCCCGACCTACCAGGACCTGAAGAAGCGGTACGACCCGGCGGGCCGGCTGCCCGATTTGTACGCCAAGTGTGTTCTCCGTAGGTGA
- a CDS encoding SAM-dependent methyltransferase, with the protein MRLAEVFQRAVGGGASVRFSAYDGSHAGPADAGVSIEVRTPEALSYLASAPGELGLARAYVTGHLEIIGDVYGALKQLSEISLREVPWGERVELLATLGRTRLGTKIEVPPQERRLRGLRHSKARDREAIAHHYDVSNTFYEWVLGPSMAYTCAVYPTAESTLEEAQFAKHDLVARKLGLKPGMRLLDVGCGWGGMVMHAAREYGVQALGVTLSRNQAEWAQKAIVEAGLSDLAEVRYLDYRDVRESGFDAVSSIGLTEHIGKAKLPAYFRSLYDKLKPGGRMLNHCITRPDNKQPARTGGFINRYVFPDGELVGPGHLVSLMHDTGFEVRHEENLREHYAMTLAGWCENLEKHWDDAVTEVGLGRARVWRLYLAASRLGFERNNIQLHQVLGVKLDGTTSHMPLRPEWLG; encoded by the coding sequence ATGCGGTTGGCGGAGGTGTTCCAGCGGGCGGTCGGAGGCGGCGCGTCCGTGCGGTTCAGCGCGTACGACGGAAGCCATGCGGGGCCGGCCGACGCGGGTGTGAGCATCGAGGTGCGCACACCGGAGGCGTTGTCCTACCTGGCGTCGGCGCCGGGTGAGCTGGGGCTGGCGCGCGCGTACGTGACCGGGCACCTGGAGATCATCGGTGACGTGTACGGGGCGTTGAAGCAGCTCTCCGAGATCTCGTTGCGCGAGGTGCCCTGGGGCGAGCGGGTGGAGCTGCTGGCCACGCTCGGGCGCACCAGGTTGGGCACGAAGATCGAGGTGCCGCCGCAGGAGCGCCGGTTGCGCGGCCTGCGGCACTCGAAGGCGCGCGACCGCGAGGCGATCGCGCACCACTACGACGTGTCGAACACGTTCTACGAGTGGGTCCTCGGTCCGTCCATGGCGTACACGTGCGCCGTGTACCCGACGGCGGAGTCCACCTTGGAGGAGGCGCAGTTCGCCAAGCACGACCTGGTGGCGCGCAAGCTCGGGCTGAAGCCGGGCATGCGGCTGCTGGACGTGGGCTGCGGCTGGGGCGGCATGGTCATGCACGCCGCGCGGGAGTACGGCGTGCAGGCCCTGGGCGTGACGTTGTCCCGCAACCAGGCGGAGTGGGCGCAGAAGGCGATCGTGGAGGCGGGCCTGTCGGACCTGGCCGAGGTGCGCTACCTCGACTACCGGGACGTGCGGGAGTCCGGCTTCGACGCGGTCAGCTCGATCGGCCTGACCGAGCACATCGGGAAGGCGAAGCTGCCCGCGTACTTCCGGTCGCTGTACGACAAGCTCAAGCCGGGCGGGCGGATGCTCAACCACTGCATCACCCGGCCGGACAACAAGCAGCCGGCGCGGACCGGCGGGTTCATCAACCGGTACGTGTTCCCGGACGGCGAGCTGGTCGGGCCGGGCCACCTCGTGTCGTTGATGCACGACACCGGGTTCGAGGTGCGGCACGAGGAGAACCTGCGCGAGCACTACGCCATGACGCTGGCGGGGTGGTGCGAGAACCTGGAGAAGCACTGGGACGACGCGGTGACCGAGGTCGGCCTCGGTCGGGCGCGGGTGTGGCGGCTGTACCTGGCCGCGTCCCGGCTGGGCTTCGAGCGCAACAACATCCAGCTGCACCAGGTGCTGGGCGTGAAGCTGGACGGCACCACGTCGCACATGCCGCTGCGCCCGGAGTGGCTCGGCTGA
- a CDS encoding S1C family serine protease codes for MTTEDFPAVRGSLEERAPFWRRRTGAVVASAALAAAVLGGVTGGVVGAMNASPVAQTPVSSQVAMNASSTVDVSGVAARVLPSVVQVNVVSAQGQGLGSGVVLSADGRILTNNHVVAGAQQVTVTLSDGRTVDATVVGADASSDLAVVQASGVSGLTPAKFGDSDQVKIGDEVVAIGSPEGLQGTVTSGIVSALDRTVTVPGTSTGRRGSSAVSYQAIQTDASINPGNSGGPLVDAAGEVVGINSAIYSPASDSGQAGSVGIGFAIPANQVRQIIDQLG; via the coding sequence ATGACGACAGAGGACTTCCCCGCCGTGCGCGGGTCGTTGGAGGAGCGGGCGCCGTTCTGGCGGCGCCGCACCGGTGCGGTCGTGGCCTCGGCGGCGCTGGCCGCCGCGGTGCTCGGCGGCGTCACCGGCGGGGTGGTCGGCGCGATGAACGCCTCACCCGTCGCGCAAACCCCGGTGAGCAGCCAGGTCGCGATGAACGCCTCGTCCACTGTGGACGTTTCGGGGGTCGCGGCCCGCGTGCTGCCGAGCGTGGTGCAGGTGAACGTCGTGTCGGCGCAGGGCCAGGGCCTCGGGTCCGGGGTGGTGCTGAGCGCGGACGGGCGCATCCTGACCAACAACCACGTGGTGGCGGGCGCGCAGCAGGTGACCGTGACGTTGAGCGACGGGCGGACCGTGGACGCCACCGTGGTGGGCGCGGACGCGTCGAGCGACCTGGCGGTCGTGCAGGCGTCGGGGGTGAGCGGGCTGACGCCGGCGAAGTTCGGCGACTCCGACCAGGTGAAGATCGGTGACGAGGTCGTGGCGATCGGCTCGCCCGAAGGGCTTCAGGGCACCGTGACGTCGGGCATCGTCAGCGCGCTCGACCGCACGGTGACCGTGCCGGGCACGTCGACCGGCCGGCGCGGGTCGTCGGCGGTCAGCTACCAGGCGATCCAGACCGACGCGTCGATCAACCCGGGCAACTCGGGCGGGCCGCTGGTCGACGCGGCGGGCGAGGTCGTCGGCATCAACTCGGCGATCTACTCGCCCGCGTCGGACAGCGGTCAGGCGGGCAGCGTGGGCATCGGCTTCGCGATCCCGGCCAACCAGGTGCGGCAGATCATCGACCAGCTGGGGTGA
- a CDS encoding putative bifunctional diguanylate cyclase/phosphodiesterase codes for MKTAGAARLGDDPGQSRVAFAREWAAAIGPPPTPSDPPSDPPPATSGDAPDDRLADLLTGLTATLHAAVRDDGSTARAREVGRGLVEHGLAASETLERTLAFVGEHLAADVEPGRLMAALGALAAGFTDALCQRSLDEQEQHHELRTTRSAESAVRAGEAKFRAVFQTSALAITVSDANGVILDCNDAMLALLDRTADELIGTRGRDLLHPDERQVISHAAQRLHNGQEHVRAETRLIRADGELVNVLIALALVRDDDGAPAFYVTMMESLDEVRALQTQLVRQSLHDMQTGLANRSQFVGWLESAVGSRGPATLALVVFDLDGFRVVNDAYGHEVGNRILTAVAGHLRSVFDEVGKLARIGPDEFAVLIHDPADVATVVSLAESAVEQLAEPVWVEDDGIGVTASVGIVVRPARGADAAELLRCVDLTVRWAKDDGKAQWALYDKERDQRERARMRLAASIAGGLEQGEFRVDYEPVHSLVDGALLAVEARLRWDHPTEGVLDPQELVSLSTCTGMAARLGKWSIAQACADAGRWHAEFGDAAPVLSMDLTARECQEPELVATVRQALRECGLPARLLQFELGEQLPALINEDQVEELTYLAGHGVRLVLDQVGGGNVPLDRLRRLPLTAVKFQGSPVHGLAEGADPVEESAAVALLTWSRTLGLPLFAAGVRTRFEARRLVELGVTGAQGPLFGSALLTAEQVRGILGKS; via the coding sequence ATGAAAACGGCAGGCGCGGCGAGACTCGGTGACGACCCCGGGCAATCCCGGGTCGCCTTCGCACGTGAATGGGCTGCGGCCATCGGGCCGCCCCCGACGCCGTCCGACCCGCCCTCCGACCCACCGCCCGCCACGTCCGGCGACGCCCCCGACGACCGACTGGCGGACCTGCTCACCGGGCTCACCGCCACCCTGCACGCCGCCGTCCGCGACGACGGGTCGACGGCACGGGCGCGCGAGGTCGGCCGCGGCCTGGTCGAGCACGGGCTGGCCGCCTCCGAGACGCTGGAGCGGACGCTCGCGTTCGTCGGCGAGCACTTGGCCGCCGACGTCGAGCCCGGCCGCCTGATGGCCGCGCTGGGCGCGTTGGCCGCCGGGTTCACCGACGCGCTGTGCCAGCGCTCGCTGGACGAGCAGGAACAGCACCACGAGCTGAGAACCACTCGATCGGCCGAATCCGCGGTGCGGGCGGGTGAAGCGAAGTTCCGCGCCGTGTTCCAGACCTCGGCGTTGGCCATCACGGTCTCCGACGCCAACGGCGTGATCCTCGACTGCAACGACGCCATGCTCGCCCTGCTGGACCGCACCGCCGACGAGCTGATCGGGACGCGCGGCCGCGACCTGCTCCACCCGGACGAGCGCCAAGTGATCTCGCACGCCGCCCAGCGCCTGCACAACGGCCAGGAGCACGTGCGCGCCGAGACCCGGCTGATCCGCGCCGACGGCGAACTCGTCAACGTGCTCATCGCCCTCGCCCTGGTGCGCGACGACGACGGCGCGCCCGCCTTCTACGTCACCATGATGGAGAGCCTGGACGAGGTCCGCGCGCTGCAGACGCAGCTGGTGCGCCAGAGCCTGCACGACATGCAGACCGGCCTGGCCAACCGGTCCCAGTTCGTGGGCTGGCTGGAGAGCGCGGTCGGCTCCCGCGGCCCCGCCACCCTCGCGCTTGTCGTGTTCGACCTCGACGGGTTCCGGGTGGTCAACGACGCGTACGGGCATGAGGTCGGCAACCGGATCCTGACCGCGGTCGCCGGGCACCTGCGGTCGGTGTTCGACGAGGTCGGGAAGCTGGCCCGGATCGGGCCGGACGAGTTCGCCGTGCTGATCCACGACCCGGCGGACGTGGCGACGGTGGTGTCGCTCGCCGAGTCCGCCGTCGAGCAGCTCGCCGAACCCGTGTGGGTGGAGGACGACGGCATCGGCGTGACCGCCAGCGTCGGCATCGTGGTGCGGCCCGCGCGCGGTGCGGACGCGGCCGAGCTGCTGCGCTGCGTCGACCTGACCGTGCGGTGGGCCAAGGACGACGGCAAGGCGCAGTGGGCGCTCTACGACAAGGAGCGCGACCAGCGGGAACGCGCCCGGATGCGGTTGGCCGCGTCCATCGCGGGCGGGTTGGAGCAGGGCGAGTTCCGGGTCGACTACGAGCCGGTGCACTCGCTGGTGGACGGCGCGCTGCTGGCCGTCGAGGCGCGGCTGCGGTGGGACCACCCGACGGAGGGCGTGCTCGACCCGCAGGAGCTGGTGTCGCTGTCGACGTGCACCGGGATGGCCGCGCGGCTGGGCAAGTGGTCAATCGCGCAGGCCTGCGCCGACGCGGGCCGCTGGCACGCCGAGTTCGGTGACGCGGCGCCCGTGCTGAGCATGGACCTGACCGCCCGGGAGTGCCAGGAGCCGGAGCTGGTGGCGACCGTGCGGCAGGCGTTGCGCGAGTGCGGGCTGCCGGCGCGGCTGTTGCAGTTCGAGCTGGGCGAGCAGCTGCCCGCGTTGATCAACGAGGACCAGGTGGAGGAGCTGACCTACCTGGCCGGGCACGGCGTGCGGCTGGTGCTCGACCAGGTCGGCGGCGGCAACGTGCCGCTCGACCGGTTACGGCGGTTACCGCTGACCGCGGTGAAGTTCCAGGGCTCCCCGGTGCACGGCCTGGCCGAGGGCGCGGACCCGGTCGAGGAGAGCGCGGCCGTGGCGCTGCTCACGTGGTCGCGGACGTTGGGGCTGCCGCTGTTCGCGGCGGGCGTGCGCACCCGGTTCGAGGCGCGACGGCTGGTGGAGCTGGGGGTGACGGGCGCGCAGGGACCGCTGTTCGGGTCGGCGCTGCTGACCGCCGAGCAGGTGCGCGGAATTCTTGGCAAGTCCTGA
- a CDS encoding ESX secretion-associated protein EspG has protein sequence MIEPEFVLTPRELDVLWSHLDLGRLPYPLDVPSVGDSEEERKRLREEVLAAYGEPDPRLVALLRLLGNHEVAVDAVAHVDRSVRAVAVSDGDRAALAVIDSGSIGVLEIRPTALARSIVEVLPDGSAGPGSALSLRLETLNAAVALQNEQPDDEDDDPWGSGELDEREALQKAGLSREDASVISELATSRVAGGQFGVSVGGGYRRARAGALITWFDTPQGRYLMVHEDGWLSLAPTDNDRIATRIASVLSSVS, from the coding sequence GTGATCGAGCCCGAGTTCGTGCTCACACCGCGCGAGCTGGACGTGCTGTGGAGCCACCTCGACCTCGGCCGGCTGCCCTACCCGCTGGACGTCCCGAGCGTCGGCGACTCCGAGGAGGAGCGCAAGCGGTTGCGGGAGGAGGTGCTCGCCGCGTACGGCGAGCCCGACCCCCGCCTGGTGGCGCTGCTCCGGCTGCTCGGCAACCACGAGGTGGCCGTGGACGCGGTCGCCCACGTGGACCGGTCGGTGCGCGCGGTGGCCGTGTCCGACGGCGACCGGGCCGCGCTGGCGGTGATCGACAGCGGCTCGATCGGCGTGCTGGAGATCCGGCCGACGGCGTTGGCCAGGTCGATCGTCGAGGTGCTGCCGGACGGGTCCGCGGGGCCCGGCAGCGCGTTGTCGCTGCGGCTGGAGACGTTGAACGCGGCCGTCGCGCTGCAGAACGAGCAGCCGGACGACGAGGACGACGACCCGTGGGGCAGCGGCGAGCTGGACGAGCGGGAGGCGTTGCAGAAGGCCGGGCTGTCGCGCGAGGACGCGAGCGTGATCAGCGAACTGGCCACGAGCCGGGTCGCGGGCGGCCAGTTCGGGGTCAGCGTGGGCGGCGGCTACCGCCGGGCCCGGGCCGGCGCCCTGATCACGTGGTTCGACACGCCCCAGGGCCGCTACCTGATGGTCCACGAGGACGGCTGGCTCAGCCTCGCCCCGACCGACAACGACCGCATCGCCACCCGGATCGCCTCCGTCCTGTCCTCCGTCTCCTGA